One Streptomyces coeruleorubidus DNA segment encodes these proteins:
- a CDS encoding BtrH N-terminal domain-containing protein, translating into MITVKGVDPRGTQHCETSALGVLLRHQGLDLSEPMLFGLGSGLSFIYWDSKNMDFPFLGGRVKPFELTRNLAAGLGLELAVQETGSARKAWENVATAIDAGRPVGLQLDSYHLDYFTSKVHFGGHVVALYGYDEHDAYLVDTDQQGGAVSTSLSSLARARAARGPMTARHRSFTLTAAGRVPDPRSRIVPAITACADAFLDPPIANLGHRGIEKAGKLVRTWLRRTDDPQRDLPQAARLMEQAGTGGALFRNLYRDFLAECAEWLDSSHLRTGRRLYAEAAGLWTDVAGLITNAGESGDEQYLGRAGTVLCDIARIERDAMEALSRLRGEAPAG; encoded by the coding sequence ATGATCACGGTGAAGGGCGTCGATCCTCGCGGTACGCAGCACTGCGAGACGTCGGCTCTGGGAGTGTTGCTGCGGCACCAAGGACTCGATCTGTCCGAGCCCATGCTCTTCGGCCTGGGGTCCGGCCTGTCCTTCATCTACTGGGACAGCAAGAACATGGACTTTCCCTTCCTCGGCGGGCGGGTCAAGCCCTTCGAGCTCACCAGGAACCTGGCCGCCGGGCTGGGACTGGAACTCGCGGTTCAGGAGACCGGCTCCGCCCGTAAGGCATGGGAGAACGTGGCGACCGCCATCGACGCCGGCCGTCCCGTCGGGCTGCAGCTCGACAGCTACCACCTGGACTACTTCACCTCGAAGGTGCACTTCGGCGGTCATGTCGTCGCCCTGTACGGCTACGACGAGCACGACGCCTACCTGGTGGACACCGACCAGCAGGGCGGAGCCGTGTCCACCAGCCTGAGCAGCCTCGCCCGGGCAAGGGCCGCGCGCGGACCGATGACCGCCAGACACCGGTCCTTCACGCTCACCGCCGCGGGACGGGTGCCCGACCCGCGGAGCCGGATCGTTCCCGCCATCACCGCCTGCGCCGACGCCTTCCTCGACCCGCCGATCGCCAACCTCGGCCACCGGGGCATCGAGAAGGCCGGCAAGCTGGTCCGCACGTGGCTCCGGCGCACCGACGACCCGCAGCGGGATCTGCCGCAGGCCGCGCGGCTGATGGAGCAGGCCGGCACCGGCGGCGCCCTGTTCCGCAACCTGTACCGCGACTTCCTCGCCGAGTGCGCCGAGTGGCTCGACAGCAGTCATCTGCGTACCGGGCGCAGGCTGTACGCCGAAGCGGCCGGCTTGTGGACGGACGTCGCGGGGCTCATCACGAACGCCGGTGAGTCGGGCGACGAGCAATACCTCGGACGGGCAGGCACCGTCCTCTGCGACATCGCGCGCATCGAACGCGATGCCATG